One window of the Allosaccharopolyspora coralli genome contains the following:
- a CDS encoding NADP-dependent isocitrate dehydrogenase: MSKIKVQGTVAELDGDEMTRIIWSFIKDKLIHPYLDINLDYYDLGIEHRDATDDQVTVDAANAIAKHGVGVKCATITPDEARVEEFGLKKMWRSPNGTIRNILGGVIFREPIVISNIPRYVPTWTKPIVIGRHAHGDQYKATDFKVPGPGTVTITYTPQDGSEPIQQEVAQFPTDGGVAMAMYNYRRSIEEFARASFRYGLDREYPVYMSTKNTILKSYDGVFKDVFEEVFENEFKADYDAKGLVYEHRLIDDMVATAMKWEGGYVWACKNYDGDVQSDTVAQGFGSLGLMTSVLMTEDGKVEAEAAHGTVTRHYRQHQEGKPTSTNPIASIFAWTRGLHQRGRLDSNADLIGFAEKLEQVVIETVESGKMTKDLALLVGGDQGYQTTQEFLASLDENLQKKMAQG, encoded by the coding sequence ATGAGCAAGATCAAGGTCCAGGGCACCGTCGCCGAGCTCGACGGCGACGAAATGACCCGGATCATCTGGTCCTTCATCAAGGACAAGCTGATCCACCCGTACTTGGACATCAACCTCGACTACTACGACCTGGGCATCGAGCACCGTGACGCCACGGACGACCAGGTCACCGTCGACGCCGCGAACGCCATCGCCAAGCACGGCGTGGGCGTGAAGTGCGCCACCATCACCCCGGACGAGGCCCGCGTGGAGGAGTTCGGACTGAAGAAGATGTGGAGGAGCCCGAACGGGACCATCCGCAACATTCTCGGTGGCGTCATCTTCCGCGAGCCGATCGTCATCTCCAACATCCCGCGCTACGTACCGACGTGGACGAAGCCGATCGTCATCGGCCGTCACGCCCACGGCGACCAGTACAAGGCCACGGACTTCAAGGTTCCCGGCCCGGGCACGGTGACCATCACCTACACGCCGCAGGACGGCTCCGAGCCGATCCAGCAGGAGGTCGCGCAGTTCCCGACCGACGGTGGCGTGGCGATGGCCATGTACAACTACCGGCGCTCCATCGAGGAGTTCGCGCGGGCCTCGTTCCGCTACGGCCTCGACCGCGAGTACCCGGTCTACATGTCCACCAAGAACACGATCCTCAAGTCCTACGACGGCGTGTTCAAGGACGTGTTCGAGGAGGTCTTCGAGAACGAGTTCAAGGCCGACTACGACGCGAAGGGTCTCGTCTACGAGCACCGGCTCATCGACGACATGGTCGCCACCGCGATGAAGTGGGAGGGCGGCTACGTCTGGGCGTGCAAGAACTACGACGGCGACGTCCAGTCCGACACGGTCGCGCAGGGCTTCGGTTCGCTGGGCCTGATGACCTCGGTGCTGATGACCGAGGACGGCAAGGTCGAGGCGGAGGCCGCGCACGGCACCGTCACCCGGCACTACCGGCAGCACCAGGAGGGCAAGCCGACCTCGACGAACCCGATCGCGTCGATCTTCGCGTGGACGCGCGGGCTGCACCAGCGCGGCCGGCTGGACTCCAACGCCGACCTCATCGGTTTCGCCGAGAAGCTGGAGCAGGTCGTCATCGAGACCGTCGAGAGCGGCAAGATGACCAAGGACCTCGCGCTGCTCGTCGGCGGTGACCAGGGCTACCAGACGACTCAGGAGTTCCTGGCGTCGCT